Genomic segment of Sinorhizobium meliloti:
GAGGATGATGATGGCAGCCCAGATCGACCAGCCGGCGATCGTCCCGTCGGCGGCCACTAGCAGCAGGATCGAGGCGACCAGCAGCTTGTCCGCGATCGGGTCGAGCATGCGGCCGATATTGGAGGTCTGCTTCCATATGCGGGCGAGATAGCCGTCGAAAAAGTCGGTGATCGAAGCCGCGACAAAGAGGATAAGCGCGGTCCAGCGCGCGAAGTCCGAGCTGTGAAGCCGTCCTTCGATGAAGAAGCAGAAGACGATCAGCGGCACGATCAGGATGCGGAAATAGGTCAGCAGATTCGGGATGCTATAGGCTATGGGCGTTGGCATGGATTCGGTTTCTCTGGACACGACAGTCCTCATTTCCCGCCATCTGGGGTCTCGGCGCGATCGATTCTAGTGGTCGAAGCGGGATGCGGGCGGAAACGCCGAATGCCTTTCCTCATCCCCTCCGGGTTCAGCTGTACAGAATGACTTTGCGACCATAAGGTCAACAGATCATTGCGTGACGCCTGTCATAATTGGCGGATTTCGCCTGAATGCAGGCTGAACCGCGCCGCGCCGTCATTTGGCGGCGTCTTCGTGGAAATGCTCGTAGACGATACGGGCGACCGTTTCGGAAATGCCGTTTACCGACATCAGGTCGTTGATGCCGGCGCGGGAGACTGCCTTGGCGGTTCCGAAATGGGTGAGGAGCGCGCGTTTGCGCGTCGGGCCGATTCCGGCGATCTCGTCGAGCGGATTCTTGACCATTTCCTTCTTCCGGCGAGCCCGATGCGAGCCGATCGCGAAGCGGTGCGCTTCGTCGCGCAGGCGCTGGATGAAATAGAGGACCGGGTCGCGCGGCGGCAGAGTAAAGCTTTCCCGGCCTTCGGCGAAGAAACGTTCGCGGCCGGCGTCGCGGTCGACGCCCTTGGCCACGCCGATCGCCGCCACGCTGTCCTCTATGCCGAGTTCCTTGAGAATCGCACGAACCGCCGTCATCTGCCCTTGGCCGCCATCGATCAGGATGACGTCGGGCCACGCGGGGAAACCGGCATCCTCACCCGGCTCTGCGGACCGATCCGGCTTGCCCTCCTCTTTCAGGAGACGGGAGAAGCGCCGCGTCATGACCTCGCGCATCATGCCGAAATCGTCGCCCGGCGTGATGTCGGTCGATTTGATGTTGAACTTTCGGTACTGGCCTTTGACGAAGCCCTCCGGGCCGGCGACCACCATGCCGCCCACCGCATTGGTGCCCATGATATGCGAGTTGTCGTAGATCTCGATGCGGCGCGGCACGTAAGGGAGTTGGAAGGTTGCGGCAAAACCTTCGAGCAGGCGCCCCTGCGAAGCGGTTTCGGCGAGCTTGCGGCCATGCGCCTCGCGGGCGTTTGCGAGCGCATGCTCGACGAGATCCTTCTTCTCTCCGCGCTGCGGCACGAGGATCGAGACCTTGTAGCCGGATTTCTCGCTGAGCGCCTGTGCAAGCAGTTCCTGTTCCTCGACGGGGGCGCAGAGCAGGACCTGCCGCGGACAGGGCTTGTCGTCATAGAACTGTGCAAGAAACGCGCTGAGCACCTCGGCGGGCGGAATCGAAGGGTCGGCTTTCGGAAAATAGGCGCGATTGCCCCAGTTCTGCCCCGTCCGGAAGAAGAACACCTGGATGCAGGAGATGCCGCCTTCGTGATGAATGGCGAAGACGTCCGCTTCCTCGACGCCGGCCGGATTGATGCCCTGGTGGCTCTGGACGTGGCTCAGCGCGGCCAGCCGGTCGCGGTAAAGCGCGGCACGCTCGAAATCGAGGTTTTCCGAAGCCTCGGCCATGGCGGAGGCAATGGTCGCCTTCACCGCCTGGCTCTTGCCGGAGAGAAAGTCCTTGGCTTCGCTGACCAGTTCCGCGTAGTCCGCATCGCTGATCTCGTTCGTGCACGGCGCGGAACAACGCTTGATCTGGTAGAGCAGACAGGGGCGCGTGCGTGTTTCGAAGACACTGTCCGTGCAGGTTCTGAGAAGAAAGGCGCGTTGCAGCGAATTGATCGTGCGTCCGACTGCTCCGGCCGAGGCGAAGGGGCCGAAATAGTCGCCTTTGCGGCTGCGCGCGCCGCGATGCTTGTAGAGCGCCGGCGCTCGCGTATCGCCGGTGACGACGATATAGGGGAAGGACTTGTCGTCGCGCAGAAGCACGTTGAAGCGCGGGCGCAGGCGCTTGATGAGGTTCGCTTCGAGCAGCAGCGCCTCGATCTCCGTCCGCGTCGTCACGAATTCCATATGTGCGGTCTCGCGAACCATGCGCGCGATGCGGTTCGAGTGGCCGCGCCCCTGCGCATAGTTGCTCACCCGCTTCTTCAAGCTGCGGGCCTTGCCGACATAGAGCACGTCGCCGGCCTCGTTGAGCATCCGGTAGACGCCGGGCCCGTTCGGCAGGCGCTTGACGAAGGCCTGGATGAGTTCGGCTCCCTTGAGGCCCGCCGCTTCCGGCAGGCTCTCCGCCCATCCTATTGCCGGCGCCGGCCGTTCGGGCTCGGTCACTTCGACCAGATCGTCTTCGTCGTCCGTCTCCGTGGCGTCGTAAAGGATGCCGCCATCGGTGGGCGTCTGCCCGTTCATTCCACTATCTCCCGAATATCCGGCGTCTCCCAGGCAAGGTGCTGGCCGCCGTCGAGTGCAATCATCTGTCCGGTAACCGACGGCGTGTCGAAAAGGAAGCGGATCGCACGTCCGAATTCATCGAGCGCCGGACCGCGCCTGAGGATCAGCGCCTCGACCTGGGCCTCGAAATCACGCGGATCCTGTCGCTCGTTCGGCAGCGTCGGCCCGGGTCCGATGCCGTTGACGCGAATGTCGGGGGCGAGCGCCTGGGCCATCGTCTGAGTTGCCGTCCACAGCGCCGACTTCGACAACATATAGGAATAAAAGCGCGGATTTGGAGACCAGACGCGCTGATCGATCACATTGACGATGAGACCGGAGACGTCGACCGGCCGCTGCAGGGCAAAATCGCGGGCGAGCAGGGAGGGGGCTTTGACATGCAGCGCGAAGTGCCGCTCCCATACCGCTTCGTCGAACTCGGCGAGGCTGTCCTTGTTGAACACCGAGGCATTGTTGACGAGGAGATCCAGCGGACCGAGCAGGGCCGTTGCCTGCGCGATGAGCCCGGAGGCAGCGCCGACTTCGGTAAGATCGGCTCTGAGTGCGACCGCCCTCGCGCCGGTCTTTCCCAGCTTCTCGGCGAGCGCCTCCGCTTCTGCGAACGATCCGTTCGCGTGAATGGCGAGCGCGAAACCGTGCGCCGCCAGATCCTCGACTATTGCCCTGCCGATGCGTCGGGCGCCGCCGGTAACGAGCGCCGCCTTGAGTGTCCTTTTCAACGTTTCGTCCCGTTCTTCGAATCCTGATGCCGAGTGGCAGAAGATATAGACTGGAAACGCTCGCCGAAACTCTCGCCGGAGGATTCATTTCTGAAAAATTAACGCGGAAGCCGTAATTTGCATTAGTTTGTATTGCTATAGTATATCTTTCGTTAATCCTGAATCATGGTTAATAAAACTCCTGTGTCTGCGCTGCAACATCGCTTTTCAGTCGCGTTGCCGCCACTAAAATTTCACATTTTGGCTCTTGAGATTCCTCATTTCCTGATCAATTTCGGGTCAACCGGGCGGGTTAATTACAGATGTCCGGTGTTCCGCCGGGAAACACCTAAAACGGAACGCCGGTTCGAAAGGAGAATAGTATGCGTACGCTCACCACCACCCTCATGGCCTCGGCCATGGCCCTCGTTGCTTTCCAGGCCGCCCACGCCGCTGACGTGGTCGACGAAGTTCCGGCTGCTCCGGCTGCCGAATATACCGAACCGGCGGTGCGCAACTGGTCCGGCGCCTATGTCGGCGGCACCATCGACTGGCACCATGGCGAGGCCGATGCGACCGGCAACAATAAGTCGGTCGGTTTCGGTGGCGGTCTCTATGGCGGCTACAACGTTCAGGACGGCCAGATGGTTTATGGCGGTGAGGCCGACGTAAACTACACCGGGAACGATGCCCGCTCCAGCGGCCGCCGCGTAAAGCAGGGTGTCAACGGCTCGGTCCGCGGTCGCGTCGGTGTCGACCTGAACCCGGTTCTCGTATACGGCACGGCCGGTGTCGCACTCGGCAATGCAAAGCTTTCGACTCCGGCAGGCTCCGACGACAAGACGCTTGTCGGCTGGACCGCAGGTGTCGGCGCCGAAACCTTCGTCACCGACAACATCACCGCGCGTGCCGAATACCGCTACACGGATTACGGCTCCAAGGACTTCCGCGCCGGCGGTTCGACGGTCTCGTCCGGCTACGACGAGCACAGCGTCAAACTCGGTATGGGCGTCAAGTTCTGATCCGTCCAACGCGATCGAAAAAAGGCCGGGCTAACCCCGGCCTTTTTTGTTTTGAGCCGCATCCTGCGGCGCGCGCCACGAGTCTCCTTCACCCCGTTGCGGGAGAAGGTGGCCGGCAGGCCGGATGAGGGGCGATGCAAGCAAGAGCAAGCTTCGCGATGCTCAAGCCTTGAACTTCGAATAATCCGGGAAGTGCTTCTCGAATTTGGCAGGCCAGTTCTTGAGCTTGGGCCGGCCCTTCTGCCATTCGCCGGCGAAGCGCAGTTCGATGTAGCGCAGCGTGGCGGCGAGTGCGAAATGACCGGCATTGAGCTTCCCTCCGGTCTTGGGCAGGTTTGCTTCGAGGTAGTCGAGGCCCCGTTCCACCTTTTCCCATTGCCGGTCGATCCAGGGCTGGTGCACCTTTTCAGGCGGATGGAAGCGTTTCTCGTAGACGATCGCGAGCAGGCTGTCGCAAATGCCGTCGCAAAGTGCCTCGAAGATCTCGATCCGGGTACGCTTCTCGTGATTCTTCGGATAGAGCTTGCCCCCGGTTTCGCGATCGATGAAATGCATGATCGCGCGGCTGTCGTAGATTGCCAGGCCGTCGTCAGTGATCAGCGTCGGAATCTTTCCGAGCGGATTGTTGTCGATCAGCTGCGGCGGATTGGCATTGGTTTCCGTGAGAACGCTTTCCGCCGCGATTCCGGCATGATGAGCCGCCATGCGGACCTTGTTCGAATAGGGGGAGGCGGGCGAGTAGAGTATCTTCATGCGATGTCTTTCCATCATGGTGCTGGAGGCAACGAGACGGTGTCTCGTCTGCAGGCCTGTCGGTCGACTTGAGGGCAAGCCCTGAATTTCAGTTCCTTGTCGAAGCAGATCCTGATTTCTTCGAGTAACCTTCCTTCGCAGGTAACAGCGATCGACTCGCTCGTCATCCCGGAATTTTTCTTCTCGAAGGCCGCTTCGATCGCCTGGACGGAGAGGTTCTCCGCGCCGTCCGCAGCCGTCAATTCCGAAGGAATGGCGAGCCTCTCATGCGCGGCCCGCGTGACCGCGAAATAATCCCTCTGGCTGAGGCCGGAACAGGTGCCGTGCTTGCGCCACTGGTGGCCGATAAGGCCCATCGAGGGGATGAGATCGAAATGTTGCCGTCCGAGTGATTCGGGCACGCGATCCGAGTGCCGCGTCCGGCAATATTCCGGATAGCTGCCTTCGTTCTGCGGCCAGAGCCCGTGTACGATCAGGCCATGCCCGCGGCCGGTTTCGCACTGGTCGGACTTGCCTTTCGGGTCGTTGGCGTCGCACCAGGTCGGCGACCAGGAGAGGGAAAGCACATAGAAGTCGAAACCCGTGCCGACGGGCACAGGCGCCATTGACGCACGTTTCGCCAAATCATCCGAGGCGTTCGGGGCAGTCTGGCTGCCTTCTTCACCGCTACAGCCGACAAGCGTGCCAAGGACGACGATTGTCGGCAGCAGCCTGAAACGCGTCGCATTCGATCGAGTTCGTGAGATGCGCTTCAGCTTTTCGTACCGATGCATGTCGTTGTCCCAAAACCGCTGCGCACTTTTGGGCCACATGCGTTAGGTGCTGCGATCACCGAAGCGAAGCGCAGTTGGCGCCGTAGACATACCATGGGTCGAGACCCCCGACGCAGAACTCGATATTGGACCCGACGCCGGCAAAGCCCCATGGCCGTTCGATCAGATACCACATGGGGCGCCGAACGCCGTCCGTGGTCACCGCGGTCGCGTAGCAATATTCGCGTTCCACCAGATGGGTGTAATCGCGCGGTTCGAAGCGGCTTTGACCCATTTCGCGAATCTCGGCGATGGCGATGTTGGCGCGCAGATAGTTCGCCGCCTTGTAGTCGAAGCGCCGGGTGATGAAACCCAGGACGGAGGGGTTGCCGCAAACGCCGACGTCGTAGGTGTGCCGGGCGACGGGAACTTCCGCAAAGTCTGCGGCGACCGCGCTGCTGGCCACGCCGGCAACGAGGGAAAGCGAGGTGAGAAGCATTGCGGCAAGCTTGCAAGTCATGGCTACCTCCCTGAGTCGTCGTAAGAGATTGAAGCCACAGAACCTTATCCGTCAAGGCCCTCGATCGAGCGGCGCCTCGCCGCGCAGCCAGAAGCAACGCCCCGAAGCGAAACGATCCTGGGCGAGTTGTGTCTTCAGATAGGGTAGGAGAATGTCGAGTTCGCCTTTCAACGTGAAGGGCGGGTTGACGATGACGAGGCCGGATCCCGCGAGTCCCGTGGTAACGCGATCGCTGCGCACCGACAGTTCGGCGCAAAGCATTTTCGGGATTTCCAAAGCCTTGAGCGACTCGTGAAAATCCCTGATCGGCGCGCCCTTCTTCAGCGGATACCAGAGACAGTAGATGCCGCCGGTGAAGCGGCGGTACGCCTTGGCCAGCCCGTCCACCAGCCGCTCATACTCGCCTTCGGCTTCGAAGGGAGGATCGACGAGAACGAGGCCGCGCTTTTCCTTCGGCGGCAGATGTGCGCCCAGCGCCAACCAGCCGTCGAGCCGGGTGATGCGGCTCTGGAAATCACCTTCGAAGAGCCGGTGCAGCGCCTCGTGATCCTCCGGATGAAGTTCCATGGCCGACAGCCGGTCCTGCGGGCGAAACAACATGCGAGCGAGCTTCGGCGATCCCGGATAATGCATGAGGCCGCCCTCGGGATTGAGGTCGCGAACGGCGGAAAGATACGGTTCGAGAATGGCGGCGACCGGGGCGGGAAGCTCGGCCTCGATCAGCCTTCCGATGCCCTCGCGCCATTCGCCGGTCTTCTGCGCTTCCTCGCTCGAAAGGTCGTAAACGCCGATCCCCGCATGGGTGTCCAGCACGCGGAAGGCCTTGTCCTTCTGCTTCAGGTAGGTGACGAGCCGTGCCAGCACCGCGTGCTTCAGGACATCGGCGAAGTTGCCCGCGTGGTAGATGTGCCGGTAGTTCATAAGCGTTGCCGATGGCCGCGATCAATTGTTTCGATGAATGGCGAATGGGGCTTTGAGCGTCCCTGGCCATGCCATATAGAAAAGCCATGAACGTTGCGACCCCTATCAGACAAGAAAAAACCATCGGCCATTCGGTCTGTCCGCACGACTGTCCCTCGGCTTGCGCTCTGGAGGTCGACCTCACCGCCGAGGGCCGGATCGGCCGCGTACGCGGCGCGGCGGAAAACACCTATACGGCGGGGGTGATCTGCGCCAAGGTCGCCCGCTATGCAGAGCGCATCTATCATCCTGGCCGGCTGATGGTGCCGCAACGCCGGCTCGGTGCGAAGGGCGAGGGGCGTTGGCAGGAGATTTCCTGGGAGACGGCCCTGGACGAGATCGCCAACCAGTTCGTCAAAGCCGAGCAGAGACACGGCTCGGAGGCGGTTTGGCCCTATTTCTATGCCGGCACGATGGGGCAGGTGCAGCGCGACTCCATCGAGCGGCTGCGCCACGCCAAGCGCTATTCCGGCTTCTTCGGGTCCATCTGCACCAACATGGCCTGGACCGGCTACACCATGGCGACCGGTACCCTGCGCGGACCGGACCCAAGAGAGATGGCCAAGTCCGATTGCGTCGTGATCTGGGGCACCAATGCGGTTGCGACGCAGGTCAACGTGATGACCCACGCGGTCAAGGCGCGAAAGGAGCGCGGCGCCAAGATCGTCGTCATCGACGTCTACGACAATCCGACGATCAAGCAGGCCGATATGGGGCTGGTCCTGAAGCCGGGCACCGACGCGGCGCTCGCCTGCGCCGTCATGCACGTCGCCTTCCGCGACGGTCATGCGGACCGCGCCTATATGGCTGAATTCGCCGATGATCCCGCGGGGCTCGAAGCGCATCTGAAGACGCGCGGACCGGAATGGGCTTCCGCGATCACCGGGCTTTCGGTGGAGGAGATCGAAGCTTTCGCGAGACTCGTCGGGACGACGCCGCGGACCTATTTCCGTCTCGGCTACGGCTTCACCCGCCAGCGCAACGGTTCCGTCGCGATCCATGCCGCAGCCTCCGTTGCCACGGTGCTCGGCTCCTGGAAGCACGAGGGCGGCGGTGCCTTCCATTCGAACAACGACATTTTCCGGCTGGACAAGCGCGAGCTCGTCGGCAGCACCCTTCACGATCCGGATGTGCGCATGCTCGACCAGTCGCAGATCGGCCGCGTGCTGACCGGAGACGCCGAGGCACTTCGCCATCGCGGTCCCGTGACGGCATTGCTCATCCAGAACACCAATCCGGTCAATGTCGCGCCGGAGCAGCGGCTGGTGAAGCGCGGCTTTCTGCGCGACGACGTCTTCGTCGCCGTGCACGAGCAATTCATGACGGACACCGCGCAAGTCGCGGACATCGTCCTGCCGGCCACCATGTTCCTCGAGCACGACGACCTTTATCGCGGTGGCGGCCACCAGCATGTTCTGCTCGGGCCGAAAGTCGTCGAGCCGCCGCCGACCGTGCGCACCAATCTTTTCGTCATCGAAGAGCTGGCAAAGCGTCTCGGCGTCGCAGACTGTCCCGGCTTCGGGATGACGGAACGCCAGCATATCGATCGATTGCTCGCCAATTACGGCATCGGCTACGACGAGATGAAGGAGCGGAAATGGCTCGATTGCCAGCCGGCTTTCGAGGAGGCGCATTTCCTCAACGGTTTCGCGCATCCGGACGGCAGGTTCCGCTTCAAGGCGGATTGGACCGGTACGCCCGCGCCGAACCGGCCACCGGAGGCGATGGGGGCTCAGGGGCCGCACGGTGAACTTCCCGAGTTCCCAGATCATGTCGACCTCATCGAGGTGGCCGACGAGCGGCATCCGTTCCGGCTGGCGACGTCGCCGGCGCGGTCCTTCCTCAATTCCACCTTTGCCGAAACCCCGTCCTCGATCCAGAAGGAAGGCCGGCCGGAAGTCATGATCCATGCGGAGGATGCGGCCGAACTCGGTATCGCCGAGGGCGACGTCGTCAGGCTTGGCAACGGGCGTGGTGAAATTCGCCTGCACGCGAAGATCGGAGGGGGTGCCCGCCGCGGCGTCGTCATCGCCGAAGGGCTTTGGCCCAATGGCGCCCATTTGGACGGGGAGGGGATCAACGTCTTGACCGGTGCCGATGCCGTGGCACCCTATGGCGGCGCTGCATTCCACGACAACCGGGTCTGGATGCGGCGGACCTGACCGCCGCTCTCCAGATCACGATGATTTTATGGACCCCCTCATCTGCGGGGCGGGAAGAGTTCTTTCAGCCCAAGGACTTGGTCCGGCTGGATCCCTGTGACGAGCACAGGCGATCGAACAAGCGGCGGCGGGTAGCCCGAATCTCAACAGGCCTTCAAGGATTTCTTATGATCAAAAACGCAGACCCGCGCTTCCGGATCATCGATCGCAAGACGGTCTGGGATGGTTTCATCAATCTCGAGCAGATCACGATCGAGCAGGAAATGTCCGACGGCAGCACCGCGCGCCTCGTGCGTGAAGTCCACGACCACGGTCGCGCCGCAACGATCCTCCTCTTCGATCCGGAGCGGCAGGTGGTGGTTCTCGTCCGCCAGCTGCGCCTGCCGGTTTTCCTGCAGGGGGAAAAGGGATATCTCCTCGAAGCGCCGGCGGGCCTCCTCGACGGCGAAACCCCGGAAGTCGCCATTTGCCGCGAGGCGATGGAGGAAACCGGCTACCGCATCGAAACGGCTATGCATCTCTTCGATGCCTATATGAGCCCCGGCTCCATTACGGAGCGCACGAGCTTCTTCCTCGGTCTCATCGATATATCGAAGAAGGTCGCGGCGGGCGGCGGGCTTGCGCATGAAGGCGAGGACATCGAGGTGTTGGAAATTTCCTTCGACGAAGCCGTCGCGGGGATTGGCACCGGCGAGATCTGCGACGCGAAAACCATCATGCTTCTGCAGTGGGCTATGCTCAACCGTGCCTCTCTGGCCAAGTAATCGCCTGATACTCTGCAATATTCTACATTACCGATATTTCACTGTTTGATCGCGCTACGCTGCGGTAAGTCCTTGTCGTCTCCTTCAACGACACGGGCGATCCAATGGCGTCCTCCTCTGAAGAGTTTGAAGAGAAAGACCAGCGGCCGCGGGGCGCATGGATGCTCTTTCTGAAGCGCAACCAGCGCTATCTCTCCGCGCTGGGCACACTCCTCGTGATCGCGTTCTTCGGGGCGGCGATCTTTCACCTGACGGCCGAGGTGCAATATGACGATGTCGTGTCGGCGCTGTCGGAAACAAGCCGGCGATCGGTGGCAACGGCGATCCTGTTCACGGGCCTGAGCTTCCTCGCACTCACCTTCTATGACGTCAGCGCGCTCGACTACATCGAACGCAAGCTCCCTTATCCCGCCGTCGCGCTCACCGCCGCCTGCGCCTATGCGGTCGGCAACACGGCGGGCTTCGGTCCGCTGAGCGGCGGCGCAATCCGCTATCGGTCCTATTCGCGCCTTGGACTGGAACCGGAGGAGATCGCCCGTATCATCGCCTTCGTCACGCTCGCCTTCGGATTGGGGCTCGCGGCAGTCACATGCCTGAGCCTGCTTGCCGTTGGCGAATACGTGGCGCCGTTGACCGGGATCGATGCGGCATGGCTGCGGGCAATCGCCGCCTTCGTCCTTGCCGGCTTGCTGGCGGTGCTGGTCGCCGCCCGCAGCGGTCGCGAGGTCCGCATCGGCCGCCTCGTCCTGCGTCTGCCGGACTCACGGACATCGTCGCGCCAGTTCCTCGTGACGGCGCTCGATCTCGCTGCGTCGGCGAGCGTCCTCTATGTCCTTTTGCCCGCCGGGACGGTGGGCTGGCCCGCTTTCCTGGCGATCTACGCCGTGGCGGTCGGCCTCGGGGTGCTCAGCCACGTGCCGGCGGGGCTCGGCGTTTTTGAAGCGGTGATCGTTGCGAGCCTGGGCCGCGCAGCCGGCGTCGACGCGGTGCTCGGTGCACTCGTCCTCTACCGCGTCATCTACCACCTGTTGCCCTTGCTCATCGCCATCGTCGTGATGATCGGCATCGAACTCCGCCAGTTGGCGGGCCACCCGGCAGCCTCCAGCCTTCGCCGCGCCGGCGGCCGGATGACGCCGCTCTTGCTTGCCACGCTGGCGCTCGTCCTCGCCTTGATGCTGGTGCTCTCGGGCGTGACGCCGACGCCGGACGAGAACCTGGACTTTCTTGCGAATTACGTGCCCCTTCCGATCATTGAAGGCGCGCATTTCCTGGCGAGCCTGTTGGGGCTGGCGCTGTTCATCGTCGCTCGGGGGCTGGCGCTGCGTCTCGACGGCGCCTGGTGGGCATCGATCGCGATCGCGCTGGCCGCAATCCTGCTTTCCCTGGTGAAGGCGGTGGCGCTCGGGGAAGCCGGCATGCTCGCCTTCCTCCTTGTCGGGCTGCTCGCGAGTCGTCGGCTCTTCAACCGTCCTGCCTCGCTTTTCGGACAGGCGCTGACGCTGCCGTGGCTTACCGCGCTCGGCGTCATCTGTTTCGGCGCATTCGTCGTCCTGCTCTTCGTCTATCGCGACGTCGCATATAGCCATGAGCTCTGGTGGCAGTTCGAATTCTCCGCCGAGGCGCCGCGCGGGCTCCGCGCCCTTCTGGGAGTGACGATCGGCGCAAGTGCTGTAGCGACCTGGAGCCTGATGCGCCCGGCCGCTGCGGCGGTTGCGCCCGCCTGCCGGCAGGAGATGGAACGGGCTATCGCCATCGTCGACGCGCAGGACATGTCCGATGCCAACCTCGTGCGCATGGGTGACAAGAGCATCATGTTCTCCGCCGACGGCCGGGCCTTCATCATGTATGGCCGCTGGGCGCGTTCCTGGATTGCGTTGTTCGATCCGGTCGGGCCCGTGGATGCCTGGCCGGACCTGATCTGGCAGTTCATCGAGGCGGCGCGCTCCAATGGTTGCCGGGCCGTCTTCTACCAGGTCTCGGCGCACGGGCTTGCCCATTACGCGGATGCGGGCTTGCGAGCCTTCCGCCTCGGCGAACTTGCCGAGGTCGATCTCACGCGCTTCGAGATGAAGGGCGGCAAGTGGGCAAACCTGCGCCAGCAGGTGAGCCGTGGC
This window contains:
- the pgsA gene encoding CDP-diacylglycerol--glycerol-3-phosphate 3-phosphatidyltransferase; amino-acid sequence: MPTPIAYSIPNLLTYFRILIVPLIVFCFFIEGRLHSSDFARWTALILFVAASITDFFDGYLARIWKQTSNIGRMLDPIADKLLVASILLLVAADGTIAGWSIWAAIIILCREILVSGLREYLAALKVSVPVTRVAKWKTTIQMVAIAFLLAGPAGDKIVPYVTEAGILLLWIAAAITLYTGYDYFRAGLKHVVNE
- the uvrC gene encoding excinuclease ABC subunit UvrC: MNGQTPTDGGILYDATETDDEDDLVEVTEPERPAPAIGWAESLPEAAGLKGAELIQAFVKRLPNGPGVYRMLNEAGDVLYVGKARSLKKRVSNYAQGRGHSNRIARMVRETAHMEFVTTRTEIEALLLEANLIKRLRPRFNVLLRDDKSFPYIVVTGDTRAPALYKHRGARSRKGDYFGPFASAGAVGRTINSLQRAFLLRTCTDSVFETRTRPCLLYQIKRCSAPCTNEISDADYAELVSEAKDFLSGKSQAVKATIASAMAEASENLDFERAALYRDRLAALSHVQSHQGINPAGVEEADVFAIHHEGGISCIQVFFFRTGQNWGNRAYFPKADPSIPPAEVLSAFLAQFYDDKPCPRQVLLCAPVEEQELLAQALSEKSGYKVSILVPQRGEKKDLVEHALANAREAHGRKLAETASQGRLLEGFAATFQLPYVPRRIEIYDNSHIMGTNAVGGMVVAGPEGFVKGQYRKFNIKSTDITPGDDFGMMREVMTRRFSRLLKEEGKPDRSAEPGEDAGFPAWPDVILIDGGQGQMTAVRAILKELGIEDSVAAIGVAKGVDRDAGRERFFAEGRESFTLPPRDPVLYFIQRLRDEAHRFAIGSHRARRKKEMVKNPLDEIAGIGPTRKRALLTHFGTAKAVSRAGINDLMSVNGISETVARIVYEHFHEDAAK
- a CDS encoding SDR family oxidoreductase: MKRTLKAALVTGGARRIGRAIVEDLAAHGFALAIHANGSFAEAEALAEKLGKTGARAVALRADLTEVGAASGLIAQATALLGPLDLLVNNASVFNKDSLAEFDEAVWERHFALHVKAPSLLARDFALQRPVDVSGLIVNVIDQRVWSPNPRFYSYMLSKSALWTATQTMAQALAPDIRVNGIGPGPTLPNERQDPRDFEAQVEALILRRGPALDEFGRAIRFLFDTPSVTGQMIALDGGQHLAWETPDIREIVE
- a CDS encoding outer membrane protein, translated to MRTLTTTLMASAMALVAFQAAHAADVVDEVPAAPAAEYTEPAVRNWSGAYVGGTIDWHHGEADATGNNKSVGFGGGLYGGYNVQDGQMVYGGEADVNYTGNDARSSGRRVKQGVNGSVRGRVGVDLNPVLVYGTAGVALGNAKLSTPAGSDDKTLVGWTAGVGAETFVTDNITARAEYRYTDYGSKDFRAGGSTVSSGYDEHSVKLGMGVKF
- a CDS encoding glutathione S-transferase gives rise to the protein MKILYSPASPYSNKVRMAAHHAGIAAESVLTETNANPPQLIDNNPLGKIPTLITDDGLAIYDSRAIMHFIDRETGGKLYPKNHEKRTRIEIFEALCDGICDSLLAIVYEKRFHPPEKVHQPWIDRQWEKVERGLDYLEANLPKTGGKLNAGHFALAATLRYIELRFAGEWQKGRPKLKNWPAKFEKHFPDYSKFKA
- a CDS encoding ribonuclease T2 family protein yields the protein MHRYEKLKRISRTRSNATRFRLLPTIVVLGTLVGCSGEEGSQTAPNASDDLAKRASMAPVPVGTGFDFYVLSLSWSPTWCDANDPKGKSDQCETGRGHGLIVHGLWPQNEGSYPEYCRTRHSDRVPESLGRQHFDLIPSMGLIGHQWRKHGTCSGLSQRDYFAVTRAAHERLAIPSELTAADGAENLSVQAIEAAFEKKNSGMTSESIAVTCEGRLLEEIRICFDKELKFRACPQVDRQACRRDTVSLPPAP
- a CDS encoding 23S rRNA (adenine(2030)-N(6))-methyltransferase RlmJ, producing MNYRHIYHAGNFADVLKHAVLARLVTYLKQKDKAFRVLDTHAGIGVYDLSSEEAQKTGEWREGIGRLIEAELPAPVAAILEPYLSAVRDLNPEGGLMHYPGSPKLARMLFRPQDRLSAMELHPEDHEALHRLFEGDFQSRITRLDGWLALGAHLPPKEKRGLVLVDPPFEAEGEYERLVDGLAKAYRRFTGGIYCLWYPLKKGAPIRDFHESLKALEIPKMLCAELSVRSDRVTTGLAGSGLVIVNPPFTLKGELDILLPYLKTQLAQDRFASGRCFWLRGEAPLDRGP
- a CDS encoding molybdopterin oxidoreductase family protein — encoded protein: MPYRKAMNVATPIRQEKTIGHSVCPHDCPSACALEVDLTAEGRIGRVRGAAENTYTAGVICAKVARYAERIYHPGRLMVPQRRLGAKGEGRWQEISWETALDEIANQFVKAEQRHGSEAVWPYFYAGTMGQVQRDSIERLRHAKRYSGFFGSICTNMAWTGYTMATGTLRGPDPREMAKSDCVVIWGTNAVATQVNVMTHAVKARKERGAKIVVIDVYDNPTIKQADMGLVLKPGTDAALACAVMHVAFRDGHADRAYMAEFADDPAGLEAHLKTRGPEWASAITGLSVEEIEAFARLVGTTPRTYFRLGYGFTRQRNGSVAIHAAASVATVLGSWKHEGGGAFHSNNDIFRLDKRELVGSTLHDPDVRMLDQSQIGRVLTGDAEALRHRGPVTALLIQNTNPVNVAPEQRLVKRGFLRDDVFVAVHEQFMTDTAQVADIVLPATMFLEHDDLYRGGGHQHVLLGPKVVEPPPTVRTNLFVIEELAKRLGVADCPGFGMTERQHIDRLLANYGIGYDEMKERKWLDCQPAFEEAHFLNGFAHPDGRFRFKADWTGTPAPNRPPEAMGAQGPHGELPEFPDHVDLIEVADERHPFRLATSPARSFLNSTFAETPSSIQKEGRPEVMIHAEDAAELGIAEGDVVRLGNGRGEIRLHAKIGGGARRGVVIAEGLWPNGAHLDGEGINVLTGADAVAPYGGAAFHDNRVWMRRT
- a CDS encoding NUDIX domain-containing protein, with protein sequence MIKNADPRFRIIDRKTVWDGFINLEQITIEQEMSDGSTARLVREVHDHGRAATILLFDPERQVVVLVRQLRLPVFLQGEKGYLLEAPAGLLDGETPEVAICREAMEETGYRIETAMHLFDAYMSPGSITERTSFFLGLIDISKKVAAGGGLAHEGEDIEVLEISFDEAVAGIGTGEICDAKTIMLLQWAMLNRASLAK